A window of the Pseudodesulfovibrio sp. JC047 genome harbors these coding sequences:
- the lipA gene encoding lipoyl synthase, which produces MSLKKPSEKPLRIPKWLRITLPKNENFAGTAGLIADLHLNTVCQSAKCPNKWECFSKSVATFLIMGAICTRNCAFCNIVSGDLEPLDPTEPARVAEAAKRLALKHVVITSVTRDDLPDGGAAHFAATIRAVHEVMPHCTIEVLIPDLQGDQVALRTVLNAQPDVLNHNLETTAVLYDTIRPQANYRQSLDVLVNAKRMAPDIPTKSGIMVGLGETDEQIMTVLDDFAAVDCDIVTIGQYMQPSRQHPMVQRYVDPTVFDRYAEEGTKRGISHMFSAPLVRSSYNAADFVEKV; this is translated from the coding sequence ATGTCTTTGAAAAAGCCTTCAGAAAAACCTTTGCGGATTCCGAAGTGGTTGCGCATCACCCTCCCCAAAAATGAAAATTTCGCCGGGACAGCCGGGTTGATCGCCGATCTCCATCTGAACACGGTCTGCCAATCCGCCAAGTGTCCCAACAAGTGGGAATGTTTTTCAAAAAGTGTCGCGACCTTCCTGATAATGGGGGCCATCTGTACCCGCAACTGTGCGTTCTGCAACATTGTGTCAGGAGATCTTGAACCGCTCGATCCAACGGAACCGGCTCGCGTGGCCGAAGCTGCCAAACGCCTTGCCCTCAAACATGTGGTCATCACATCCGTGACACGGGATGATCTTCCCGACGGCGGTGCCGCCCATTTCGCAGCAACTATCCGGGCCGTCCACGAGGTCATGCCCCACTGCACCATCGAAGTCCTCATCCCGGATTTGCAAGGCGATCAGGTCGCCCTGAGAACCGTGCTGAATGCCCAACCAGACGTGCTCAACCACAATCTGGAAACAACAGCCGTGCTCTATGACACCATCCGGCCGCAAGCGAACTATCGGCAATCACTCGATGTGCTGGTCAATGCCAAACGCATGGCACCGGACATTCCCACCAAATCAGGCATCATGGTCGGTCTGGGTGAAACCGATGAACAGATCATGACCGTGCTCGACGATTTTGCGGCAGTGGATTGCGATATCGTCACCATTGGCCAATACATGCAACCGAGCCGTCAGCATCCCATGGTCCAACGGTATGTGGACCCCACGGTCTTTGACCGCTACGCCGAAGAAGGCACGAAACGGGGTATCAGTCACATGTTCAGCGCGCCGCTGGTTCGCTCCAGCTACAACGCCGCCGATTTCGTTGAGAAAGTTTGA
- a CDS encoding NYN domain-containing protein, which produces MYWYDGPGNSGKAEEHETIEKLNDFKLRLGTRNRTGQQKAVDGLIIADLISLTQNRAISDALLVSGDADLTPGVVAAQNLGLRVHLLTMGPEQATSPFLAAEADYKQRWPSEFVQTFATMAQEETEVTPSSQPIVTEAPINEHFNAETLAQSFLYENGEIDRSKILAERFIPRSIDFKILQHARQVLGRRLIEDEKRSLRSAIKNHVQTVVE; this is translated from the coding sequence ATTTACTGGTATGATGGTCCGGGCAATTCCGGCAAAGCAGAAGAGCATGAAACAATTGAAAAACTGAATGATTTCAAGCTGCGTTTGGGAACACGCAATCGGACAGGTCAACAAAAAGCAGTTGATGGTCTGATTATCGCCGACCTTATCAGCTTGACCCAAAACCGGGCCATTTCCGATGCCTTGCTGGTCAGTGGTGACGCGGACCTGACACCCGGAGTTGTCGCTGCCCAAAACCTTGGACTGCGAGTTCATCTTCTGACCATGGGACCGGAACAGGCAACGTCTCCTTTTCTTGCCGCCGAAGCAGATTACAAGCAACGATGGCCCAGTGAATTCGTCCAAACCTTTGCGACAATGGCACAGGAAGAGACTGAAGTGACTCCATCATCCCAGCCAATCGTTACAGAAGCCCCCATCAATGAGCACTTCAATGCAGAAACTTTGGCGCAAAGCTTTTTGTACGAGAATGGAGAGATTGACCGCTCAAAAATCCTTGCTGAACGATTCATCCCTCGCTCCATTGACTTCAAAATTCTTCAACATGCCAGGCAGGTCCTTGGCAGACGACTTATCGAAGATGAAAAACGATCACTCCGAAGTGCAATCAAAAACCATGTACAGACCGTTGTCGAATGA
- the recJ gene encoding single-stranded-DNA-specific exonuclease RecJ — MPCIWKPRGEKSDSTVAATLAEELSVSPLIVEILMNRGLTDAEGMDKFLSPLLRHMANPAEIPGLTQAVEVLAQGLAEGRTLAVWGDYDVDGITATAVVKEFFAMYDMDILHHLPNRMEEGYGMNVPGVEQLHEQGATMLLTVDCGISDMEPVARARELGMTVVVSDHHLPGDALPDADAICDPRLENGGSCDDLAGVGVAFMLMVALNKLLPGDPVDVRPLLDLVALGTIADIVKLTGQNRILVKNGLLLIKEGKRPGMAALKVVSEYERGAELGAGQIGFNLAPRINAAGRMGDPTKALDMLLAKDFDTAMPIAEELNSINMERRRQEKEISEQAFAQAETMRDMAGLVLYGEDWHPGIIGIVASRVVEKYYRPTLILCSPEAAEGLLKGSGRSIAEFDLYEGLKAVSGVLVGFGGHKQAAGMSLEADNLAALREQFNQYVIDTLGPEPLTPTLKLDHELGFSNINNTLLQELELLQPFGMGNPEPVFATEPVTVAEHRTFGREREHVKLVLQDKETGAKFPGKAWRMGGSLPREIQGRTMRFAFTPKIDRYRGIPKIDLRIRDWLY; from the coding sequence TTGCCGTGCATTTGGAAACCCCGTGGGGAAAAAAGCGATTCCACTGTTGCCGCTACATTGGCGGAAGAGTTGTCTGTGTCGCCGTTGATCGTTGAAATTCTGATGAATCGAGGTTTGACCGATGCGGAGGGGATGGATAAATTCCTGAGTCCTCTGCTGCGTCACATGGCCAATCCTGCCGAGATTCCTGGCCTGACCCAGGCTGTGGAGGTCCTTGCGCAGGGACTTGCTGAAGGGCGGACATTGGCGGTCTGGGGTGACTATGATGTGGATGGAATCACGGCGACTGCGGTGGTCAAGGAATTCTTTGCCATGTATGACATGGATATCCTGCATCATCTGCCCAATCGTATGGAAGAGGGATATGGCATGAATGTGCCCGGAGTCGAGCAGTTGCACGAGCAGGGCGCGACCATGCTGTTGACCGTGGATTGCGGTATTTCCGATATGGAACCCGTGGCCCGGGCTCGTGAACTCGGGATGACTGTGGTGGTTTCGGATCACCATCTGCCCGGGGATGCGCTGCCGGACGCGGATGCCATTTGTGACCCTCGTCTGGAAAATGGTGGCTCTTGTGATGACTTGGCCGGAGTGGGCGTGGCCTTCATGCTCATGGTGGCTCTGAACAAATTGCTGCCCGGTGACCCGGTGGATGTGCGGCCGCTGCTCGATCTTGTTGCCCTTGGCACGATCGCCGATATCGTGAAATTGACCGGGCAGAATCGTATTCTGGTCAAGAATGGGTTGTTGCTTATCAAGGAAGGGAAACGCCCAGGTATGGCGGCTCTCAAGGTGGTCAGCGAATATGAGCGAGGTGCGGAACTCGGTGCTGGACAGATCGGATTCAACCTTGCTCCGCGCATCAATGCTGCCGGGCGGATGGGTGATCCGACCAAGGCGCTCGATATGTTGCTGGCCAAGGATTTCGATACCGCCATGCCTATTGCCGAGGAGTTGAACTCCATCAATATGGAACGACGTCGGCAGGAGAAGGAGATTTCGGAACAGGCTTTTGCCCAGGCTGAAACCATGCGTGATATGGCTGGGCTTGTCCTGTATGGTGAAGATTGGCATCCAGGCATCATCGGCATTGTCGCGTCCCGGGTGGTCGAGAAATATTATCGTCCCACACTGATTCTGTGCTCTCCAGAGGCTGCCGAAGGGCTGCTTAAGGGATCAGGGCGGAGCATTGCTGAATTTGATTTATATGAAGGACTGAAAGCGGTCAGCGGTGTGCTGGTGGGATTTGGTGGCCACAAACAGGCGGCGGGCATGTCTCTTGAGGCCGACAATTTGGCCGCGTTGCGTGAACAATTCAATCAGTATGTCATTGATACCCTTGGCCCGGAGCCGTTGACTCCGACATTGAAGCTCGACCATGAACTTGGTTTTTCCAACATCAATAATACGTTGCTTCAGGAATTGGAACTGCTTCAACCGTTTGGCATGGGCAATCCCGAGCCGGTTTTTGCAACAGAGCCAGTGACGGTGGCCGAGCATCGAACCTTTGGTCGGGAGCGGGAACATGTGAAGCTCGTCCTTCAGGACAAGGAAACCGGCGCTAAATTCCCAGGCAAGGCCTGGCGAATGGGTGGCAGTCTTCCCAGAGAAATCCAGGGCCGTACCATGCGGTTCGCCTTCACCCCGAAAATCGACCGATATCGAGGTATTCCCAAGATCGATCTTCGGATTCGCGATTGGTTGTATTAA
- a CDS encoding HDOD domain-containing protein, whose translation MNQDKIQGFLRELSGMREDLPFSPDVFQKLFVQTARGSIASVEDIGQTLGEDQGLTTRILRLANSAFYGLQSEVQSITRASAVLGLAEIRNIVLALGVAGLTQSYALPDDFDIQAYWSHQFFVASMSKELSHMTDVGRPETLFTAGLLHDIGKLVMALKRPDDWQAIRELAEDDELIDAVAEEEYWGVDHAVIGALVLKSWDLPADLVEPVNWHHSPALAPDHSLESNIICLADAVTRTVEDPESYYAEKVEQLCADVEVDMDEIMETAEEMVESDDIEQFVKILS comes from the coding sequence ATGAATCAGGATAAAATTCAAGGTTTCCTTCGTGAACTGTCCGGAATGCGCGAAGATTTGCCGTTTTCTCCGGATGTGTTTCAGAAACTATTTGTACAGACGGCACGAGGTTCCATTGCCTCGGTCGAAGACATTGGTCAGACGTTGGGTGAGGATCAGGGGTTGACCACCCGGATTTTGCGGCTGGCCAATTCCGCGTTTTATGGCTTGCAGTCTGAAGTACAGTCCATCACCAGGGCTTCCGCCGTGCTGGGGCTGGCAGAAATTCGGAATATTGTCCTTGCGTTGGGGGTGGCTGGACTGACCCAGTCGTATGCTCTTCCAGACGATTTTGATATTCAAGCCTATTGGTCGCACCAGTTTTTTGTTGCGAGCATGTCAAAAGAGTTGTCCCACATGACCGACGTGGGGCGGCCAGAGACCCTTTTTACCGCAGGGTTATTGCATGATATCGGCAAGCTTGTCATGGCCTTGAAACGTCCGGATGATTGGCAGGCCATTCGTGAATTGGCGGAAGACGACGAGTTGATCGACGCTGTGGCCGAAGAAGAATATTGGGGGGTGGATCACGCGGTGATCGGTGCTCTGGTGCTGAAATCCTGGGATTTGCCCGCTGATCTGGTCGAGCCGGTCAACTGGCATCATTCTCCAGCTTTGGCCCCGGATCATTCCCTGGAGTCGAATATCATTTGTCTGGCCGACGCAGTGACGCGTACAGTGGAAGACCCAGAGAGTTATTATGCTGAAAAGGTTGAACAACTGTGCGCCGATGTCGAAGTTGATATGGACGAGATCATGGAGACGGCCGAAGAAATGGTCGAATCTGACGATATCGAACAATTCGTGAAAATACTTTCCTGA